From the genome of Thiovibrio frasassiensis:
CTGGGAGAGTGGCAATTGGCTGCTCAAAAACGGCCAGCAAAAACAACGCAACGACAAGGGGGGCTTTTCCGTCTCTCTTTTTAAAACGCTCTCCCACGGCTTTGCCGAAGCGCCGGAGGAGTTCTTTGTGCCGCCATACAAAATCGAGGAGCTTTCCTACACCAAGCTGCTGCGGCAGGCCAGGGACAGCAAGGCTTCCAACCATGAGGCGCTGGTGGAATTCCACCGCCGTCTCTCCTATGCCTTCCTGGGCATTCCCCTGCTCCTTCTGGGAATCCCGGTGCTGCTCTCCGTGCATAAAACCAGGGGCCGCGATCTGGCGCTGGCCATCCCGGTCAGTTGCGGCTTGGCCTTTGCCGCCTGGGGCGGCTGGAGCGCCACCCAGTCCCTGGCCACGACCGCCGTACTGCCGCCGGGCATCGCCTCCTGGTCCATCCATGTGCTGACCATCGGCCTCGGCTGTTTCCTCTTAAAAAAACACAACCAGTAACCCCCGCGACATGGCCCACGATTCAGCACCATTAGCCGCCATCCTTAGCCGCTTCCGGAAGATCGGCATCATCGGCATCCCGCCCCTGGCCGTGATCCGGACGGCGAACGAACATGGCCTCGTCATCCACGACCTGGACGAGCCCTTGGTCCGCGAAGATCTCGAGACCGCCAGCCCTTTTCTCCCCCGGGTTTACTGCGCCATCCTCCGCACCGCCGTGGTCAACGCCCTGCACCTTGAACTCGATGCCATCTATGTGGACACCGGCCCGGGCAAGTGCGATTGCGCCCTGCACACGGCAACGATCCTGGCCGAGGCGTTACCCATTCCGGTGATCTCCACCAAGAATATGGACAGTGTTGCCTACGGCACCCCGCTCTGCCAGGCATGCCTGCCCCTCACCGCCCGGATGGTGGCCATTACCGCAGGGGTCAAATCCGCAGCCCCCTACGACAAACCGATGCAGCCCTGTCTGCCCACCGCCGCTTTCTGGGGGGTGCCGCCCAGGGATTTCTCGATCCTCGATCTCTTTCCGGCAACCACCCACATCTACGGCTGGGCCCGCTGCATGGAAAACAAGACCCCGGCCGATCACGAGCTGGAAGCGCTGTACAACCCCCAGGTGCCCACGGTTTTCTTCGCCCAGTCCTTTTGCGCCAAAACCGCCCTGGCCCGCTATCTGGCGAAAAAACACCCCCACGCCCTCTATCTGGATGTGGATGTGCACACCAGCAGCAGTGCCCGGGCCAAGGTCCAGGCCTTTCTCGAGCTTTCCGGGGTGCACCCATGATCCTGGGCGATTTCGGCACCTCCTACTGCAAATTTCTTGATCTCGCGGCACCGAATGGTGGGCCGACCATCATGGCCACCAAGGAACTGCCCAAGGGCCTGCGGGTGGATCTCGCCACCGGCCACAACGGAAAGCGCTTTGCCGACCGCTATATCAACGAGCTGATTGCCCTGGCCAGGGGCGGCGAGACCCTGATCAGAGATGAAGAATACGTGCTGCTCGACTGCGGCAGCCGCGACATCAAGTTTATCAAGTATCAGAACGGCAAGCTGGCGGACATGGGGTGGAACGCGGAATGCGGGGCATCGATGGGCTTCACCATCGAGCTGCTGGAGCGGTATTATGACTTGGACTATGCTCACCTCCAGGTCCCGGAGCAGACCTTTTCCGTGACCTGCGGGGTCTTGGGGATGAGCGATATCTTTGACGCGGTGATCTCCGGGGTCCCGGTGGCCGAGGCGGTGGCCCGCTTTGTCAAGGGAATCGCCATCAATGCCTACCGCTTCGCCGGTTCCCCGGCCAAGCTCTACCTCTCCGGCGGGCTCTGCGACAACCCACTTTTTATGGGGAGCTTTCCCTGCCAGGTCACGCCGCTGGGCCGCTTCGTACTCCTGCGCGGCTTGGAGGCGAGCGCGGCAACACCCTCCTCCGACTCCGAGCCGAGGTAAAACCGGTGCCTACACCCGCATCAGAGCGGCCAAACTGCCTGGCCTGCCTCCACTTCTACATCACCCACGAAGCATCGCGTCCATACGGCTGCAGGGCCTTGGGCTTCAAATCCCTGCAGTATCCCTCAATGGTGGTGTTTGCCAGCTCCGGCATCCATTGCCAGGTTTTTTCCGCGAAAAACCGGCGGACGCAAACCGAGCATAAGTAAAAGAACATATTGACGTGATGCCATCTTCCCAGCATTTCTGAATGAACCTTTCTGCTGTTCCCTTTTTCTTCTTTTGCGTGCCCAAAAGAAGAAACAAGAAAAAGGCACCCCAGCCAGTCCTGGCCCTGCGGGCTCCCCTCACTT
Proteins encoded in this window:
- a CDS encoding ATPase; the encoded protein is MILGDFGTSYCKFLDLAAPNGGPTIMATKELPKGLRVDLATGHNGKRFADRYINELIALARGGETLIRDEEYVLLDCGSRDIKFIKYQNGKLADMGWNAECGASMGFTIELLERYYDLDYAHLQVPEQTFSVTCGVLGMSDIFDAVISGVPVAEAVARFVKGIAINAYRFAGSPAKLYLSGGLCDNPLFMGSFPCQVTPLGRFVLLRGLEASAATPSSDSEPR
- a CDS encoding uracil-DNA glycosylase, coding for MPTPASERPNCLACLHFYITHEASRPYGCRALGFKSLQYPSMVVFASSGIHCQVFSAKNRRTQTEHK